Proteins from a single region of Gasterosteus aculeatus chromosome 20, fGasAcu3.hap1.1, whole genome shotgun sequence:
- the rnf115a gene encoding E3 ubiquitin-protein ligase RNF115: MAEAAAVPPHRFFCHCCKGEVNPKLPEYICPRCDSGFIEEVTEDSSLLEGVANGIDDAATQFAELWHLLLLERPFTAEGDTPDSEPRLPGGRLGGLSDLGGLGGGPIGGSVPAGLGGPMGGLLGAGDHWGPGRPPRLHSQRRYRSRGSSRPDRSPAVEGIVQQFLAGLFANSGVPGSPPLSWTGMLHSNPGDYAWGQGGLDAVITQLLGQLDNTGPPPAEKEKISSLPTVNISQEQADCCMECPVCKEDFAVGEPVRQLPCNHFFHSDCIVPWLEMHDTCPVCRKSLNGEDSSSQPPSESPTLSMDPRTQERWSF, translated from the exons ATGGCGGAGGCTGCGGCTGTTCCACCGCATCGGTTTTTCTGTCACTGTTGTAAAGGAGAAGTAAACCCCAAACTCCCG GAGTATATCTGTCCAAGATGTGACTCGGGATTCATCGAGGAAGTGACAGAAGATTCCAG TCTCCTAGAGGGTGTCGCTAACGGGATAGATGACGCAGCCACACAATTTGCAGAG ctATGGCACCTGTTGTTACTGGAGCGGCCATTTACAGCCGAGGGTGACACGCCCGACTCAGAACCTCGGCTCCCCGGAGGGCGCCTGGGGGGTCTCAGTGACCTTGGAGGGTTGGGAGGGGGACCAATCGGAGGGTCGGTCCCGGCAGGCCTCGGGGGACCGATGGGCGGTCTACTAGGAGCCGGGGACCACTGGGGACCAGGACGCCCCCCCCGCCTGCACAGCCAGAGGAGATACCGGTCCAGAGGCAGCAGTAGACCAGACCGCTCGCCCGCTGTGGAGGG GATCGTACAACAGTTTCTCGCCGGCCTCTTTGCCAACTCTGGAGTCCctggctccccccccctctcatg GACAGGGATGCTGCACTCTAACCCAGGAGATTACGCCTGGGGACAGGGGGGGTTAGACGCTGTGATAACGCAG TTACTAGGTCAGTTGGATAACACGGgacctcctccagcagagaaagagaagatcTCTTCTCTCCCTACTGTCAATATTTCTCAGGAACAAGCAG ACTGCTGTATGGAATGTCCGGTGTGCAAAGAAGACTTCGCAGTGGGAGAGCCAGTCAGACAGCTACCCTGTAACCACTTCTTCCATTCAGACTGTATAGTACCGTGGCTGGAAATG CATGACACATGTCCAGTGTGTAGGAAGAGTTTGAACGGAGAAGACAGCAGCAGCCAGCCCCCATCAGAGTCCCCCACCCTCTCCATGGACCCCCGCACACAGGAGAGATGGTCCTTCtaa
- the gba1 gene encoding lysosomal acid glucosylceramidase, producing the protein MASALLALVLLTAEVTLSKGTNQCVARTLGHDSVVCECNSTYCDSVGSVALPPLGQYSSYLSSMAGSRLEAGRGRVRVNGTGAGLRLTVVPDQKYQKIRGFGGAMTDAAAINILSLSAGTQEQLLRQYFSPEGIGYSVVRVPMASCDFSTRLYTYADTPGDYDLDNFTLAPEDVKMKIPLLQRAQALSPRPLALLASAWSAPAWMKTNGALIGKGSLRGRPGGKEHKTWAQYYIRFLEEYAKYNLTFWALTTGNEPSAGHITNYSFQALGFTPEEQRDWVALDLGPALHASSHPRTHVLILDDNRLLLPHWAKVVLNDIHAGRFIHGVAVHWYMDWLVPAETSLGVIHHLYPEYYLFGTEACAGWSPLDRGVKLGSWDRAEQYAHDIIGDLNHHVVGWTDWNLALDQSGGPNWVKNFVDSPVIVDAQRDVFYKQPHFYSMAHFSKFLWEGSQRVGVSASQTTELEYTGFIRPDGSVVLIVLNRSSSVIQFEVRDLAVGFISSTAPARSLLTLAWNTH; encoded by the exons ATGGCATCTGCGCTTTTGGCCCTCGTGCTCCTCACGGCAGAAGTGACCCTCTCTAAAG gGACCAATCAATGTGTCGCCAGAACCCTGGGCCACGACTCTGTGGTGTGTGAGTGCAACTCAACCTACTGTGACAGCGTGGGGTCCGTCGCTCTGCCTCCATTGGGCCAGTACTCCTCCTACCTGAGCAGCATGGCCGGCAGCAGGCTGGAGGCGGGCCGGGGCCGGGTCCGGGTCAACGGCACCGGCGCAG GCCTCAGGTTGACCGTCGTTCCCGACCAGAAGTACCAGAAGATCAGGGGGTTCGGTGGAGCCATGACGGACGCGGCAGCCATTAACATCCTGTCTCTTTCAGCTGGTACACAGGAGCAGCTGCTGCGTCAGTACTTCTCCCCTGAAG GTATCGGTTACAGCGTGGTGCGCGTCCCCATGGCCAGCTGTGACTTCTCCACCCGCCTGTACACATACGCCGACACACCTGGAGACTACGACCTGGACAATTTCACACTGGCCCCCGAGGACGTCAAAATGAAG ATCCCTCTCCTGCAGCGCGCTCAGGCCTTGTCTCCTCGCCCCCTGGCTCTGCTGGCCAGCGCCTGGAGCGCCCCCGCCTGGATGAAAACTAACGGTGCTCTCATAGGAAAGGGCTCCCTGAGGGGCCGGCCCGGGGGCAAGGAGCACAAAACCTGGGCTCAGTACTATATCAG gTTCCTTGAGGAATATGCTAAATATAACTTGACCTTCTGGGCTCTGACTACAGGGAATGAGCCCTCTGCAGGACACATAACAAACTACAG TTTCCAGGCTCTTGGCTTCACTCCTGAGGAGCAGAGGGACTGGGTGGCTCTGGACCTGGGCCCTGCCCTGCATGCTTCctcacacccacgcacacacgtcCTCATCCTGGATGACAACCGTCTGCTGCTGCCTCACTGGGCCAAAGTG GTCCTAAATGACATTCACGCAGGAAGGTTCATTCATGGCGTGGCGGTTCACTGGTACATGGACTGGCTCGTCCCAGCAGAGACAAGCCTCGGAGTCATCCATCATCTGTACCCGGAGTATTACCTGTTCGGCACAGAGGCCTGTGCCGGCTGGAGCCCGCTGGACCGAGGGGTGAAGCTGGGGAGCTGGGACCGCGCGGAGCAGTACGCACACGACATCATAGGG GACTTGAATCATCATGTGGTGGGGTGGACGGACTGGAACCTGGCTTTGGACCAGAGTGGTGGGCCAAACTGGGTTAAAAACTTTGTGGACAGCCCTGTCATAGTGGACGCTCAGCGGGACGTCTTCTACAAGCAGCCACACTTCTACAGCATGGCGCACTTCAG TAAGTTCCTGTGGGAAGGGTCTCAGAGAGTGGGAGTGTCCGCCAGTCAGACAACTGAGCTGGAATACACTGGGTTCATCAGACCCGACGGCTCAGTAGTGCTGATCGTACTCAACAG GTCATCGTCTGTGATCCAGTTTGAAGTCAGGGATCTCGCTGTGGGCTTCATCTCCTCGACGGCACCGGCTCGCTCGTTGCTCACGCTGGCTTGGAACACACACTGA
- the polr3c gene encoding DNA-directed RNA polymerase III subunit RPC3, which yields MTAQEVRLCGLLLREHFGEVVEKVGTHLLRGGAQNLRIIIHETGVPLDLVKKSLCVLVQHGACVFSSGRKGAGSPTEYRTSCDRILRILRYPRYIYTTKTLYGDTGELIIEELLQRGHMTMSSTVKTVADRLTQNMEEGLCMDYGEVSNAFSKLVETHFLQRCPPMVAAGAAASAAPATPATPGTPAAPVSTAPPSPESFPDCYKVPHMTLVGRGKRQLCSEDGEDQRNAKRAKMDSQAHGDEGICWQVNFERFHLHFRDQAIISAVANKLDQTSSEIVRTMLRMSEVTTSPTATCTKPLSANEIFRSLPPSYNIARPIVDQYLTLLVDDPMEFVGKAGESGGGMYVVNLHRALANLARATLESVVQERFGSRSARIFRLLLRKRHLEQKQVEDFAMIPAKEAKDMLYTLLAQNLVQLQEIPKTPDFAPSRTFYLYTVNQLPTARMLLQNCYKTVANLIERRLFESRENKRLLEKSQRIEAILASLQASGAEPEQLTEVEEMITATEKQQLEALRLHINKLDSAENQVDESIFLLESYINSTASTS from the exons ATGACGGCCCAGGAAGTGCGGCTGTGTGGTCTCCTGCTTCGGGAGCATTTCGGAGAAGTTGTGGAGAAAGTGGGAACACACCTTCTCAGAGGTGGAGCACAGAACTTAAGGATCATCATTCATGAGACTGGCGTCCCTCTGGACCTG GTAAAGAAGTCCTTGTGTGTGCTCGTGCAGCATGGAGCCTGTGTGTTCAGCTCGGGCCGCAAAGGAGCAGGAAGCCCCACGGAGTATCGGACCAGCTGCGATCGGATTCTGAGAATCCTGAGATACCCGCGTTACATCTACACCACCAAAACCCTGTACGGTGACACCGGAGAGCTAATCATAGAGGAGCTACTACAGCGAGGTCACATGACCATGAGCAGCACGGTTAAGACAGTCGCTGACCGCCTCACGCAGAACATGGAGG AGGGTCTCTGCATGGATTACGGTGAAGTGTCTAATGCCTTCTCCAAACTGGTGGAGACCCATTTTCTTCAGCGCTGCCCCCCGATGGTGGCGGCAGGAGCCGCAGCCAGTGCCGCTCCAGCCACCCCTGCAACCCCTGGTACTCCGGCTGCCCCTGTCAGCACTGCTCCGCCCTCACCAGAGAGCTTCCCCGACTGTTACAAGGTGCCACACATGACACTTGTAGGACGAGGAAAACGACAACTCTGCAGTGAGGATGGAGAGGACCAAAGGAATGCGAAAAGGGCTAAAATGGATTCGCAG GCTCATGGTGATGAGGGGATTTGCTGGCAGGTGAATTTTGAGAGGTTCCATCTCCACTTCAGAGACCAGGCCATCATCAGTGCTGTAGCCAACAAATTGGATCAG ACGAGCAGTGAGATAGTGAGGACTATGCTGAGGATGAGCGAGGTGACGACCTCGCCCACAGCCACCTGTACGAAGCCTCTCTCAGCCAATGAGATCTTTAGGTCCCTCCCACCCAGCTACAACATAGCCAGACCCATCGTAGACCAATACCTCACGCTACTGGTCGATGACCCG ATGGAGTTTGTGGGAAAGGCTGGGGAAAGTGGAGGAGGGATGTACGTTGTCA ATCTGCACAGAGCGCTGGCCAATCTGGCTCGAGCCACGCTTGAGTCTGTTGTGCAGGAGAG ATTTGGCTCCCGATCGGCTCGCATTTTCCGTCTGTTGCTAAGGAAACGTCACCTGGAGCAGAAGCAGGTGGAGGATTTTGCTATGATTCCAGCAAAAGAGGCCAAAGACATGCTTTACACGCTGCTGGCACAGAACCTGGTCCAGCTACAG gaaATCCCAAAGACTCCGGACTTTGCTCCCTCTCGTACTTTCTATCTTTACACCGTCAACCAGCTCCCCACTGCAAGAATGCTGCTTCAGAACTGCTACAAG ACAGTCGCCAACCTCATAGAGCGACGGCTGTTTGAGTCCAGAGAGAACAA GCGTCTGCTGGAGAAATCCCAGCGAATTGAGGCCATTCTGGCATCTCTGCAGGCCAGTGGGGCCGAGCCCGAGCAGCTGACGGAGGTCGAGGAGATGATCACTGCTACTGAAAAGCAACAGCTGGAGGCCTTACGGCTTCATATCAACAA GTTGGATTCAGCAGAGAACCAAGTAGATGAAAGCATCTTTCTTTTAGAGTCCTACATCAACTCCACTGCTTCCACAAGTTGA